From a single Vibrio sp. BS-M-Sm-2 genomic region:
- a CDS encoding coniferyl aldehyde dehydrogenase, protein MKHELTATQMTATLKSMQEAFADDPMPTVPVRIEQLLALKSALIDYTDRLCVAVSEDYGHRSRQDTLMADILPCLGNIDHTIECLPHWSTSSIRHSGPLLSTSRVEVVYQPKGVVGIIAPWNFPIMLSIGPLISALAAGNLAMIKMSEFTPATNDVLRQLLDEVFNADEVCLVEGEVDIAAAFSALPFDHLLFTGSTQVGRQVMKSAADTLTPVTLELGGKSPVIVAADMPIDIAVERIIYGKSLNNGQVCVAPDYVLLSEDKLEAFILEYKKQYQLLFDEGVYSENLTSLINPRQCDRIVGLLNEEQQAGTRTVACHDDAMDLDTHRLVTHLIVEPSLSSKVMNEEIFGPLLPLITYRNIEEAFQIINSKPRPLALYLMSFDLSLQSQVKHQVHSGGMCINDCVFHLAVDDAPFGGIGESGQGNYHGKEGFITFSHAKTVLETGLDHRVKHLFAKEENELKTAVMSMLGQ, encoded by the coding sequence ATGAAACATGAATTGACGGCTACACAAATGACAGCGACGTTGAAGAGTATGCAGGAAGCTTTTGCAGATGATCCGATGCCCACTGTGCCGGTGAGAATTGAACAGTTGCTTGCGCTGAAATCTGCTCTTATCGATTACACAGACCGTTTGTGTGTCGCGGTGAGTGAGGACTATGGTCACCGTAGCCGACAAGACACTTTGATGGCTGACATATTGCCTTGCTTAGGAAATATTGATCACACCATCGAGTGTTTGCCGCATTGGTCGACATCTTCAATTCGCCACTCTGGCCCTTTGCTTTCAACTTCTCGCGTTGAAGTGGTTTATCAGCCTAAAGGCGTAGTGGGGATCATTGCCCCGTGGAACTTCCCTATCATGTTGTCGATTGGCCCGCTCATTTCAGCCTTAGCGGCGGGCAATCTCGCCATGATCAAGATGAGTGAATTTACGCCAGCAACCAATGACGTTTTAAGACAGTTATTGGATGAAGTTTTCAATGCCGATGAGGTGTGCTTGGTTGAAGGTGAGGTTGACATTGCTGCTGCGTTTTCTGCGTTGCCGTTTGATCATCTTCTGTTTACAGGTTCAACCCAAGTGGGTCGTCAAGTGATGAAATCAGCGGCTGACACGTTAACTCCCGTCACTCTTGAGCTCGGTGGCAAGTCTCCAGTTATCGTGGCAGCAGACATGCCGATCGATATTGCGGTCGAGCGAATTATTTACGGCAAGAGCCTCAATAACGGCCAAGTGTGTGTTGCTCCAGACTACGTGTTACTGTCTGAAGACAAACTCGAGGCTTTCATTTTGGAGTACAAAAAACAGTACCAACTGTTGTTTGATGAAGGGGTTTATTCCGAGAATTTGACGTCCTTAATCAACCCTCGCCAATGCGACCGTATAGTGGGTTTGTTGAATGAAGAACAACAAGCCGGAACTCGAACCGTAGCGTGCCATGACGACGCGATGGACCTAGATACTCATCGATTAGTGACGCATCTGATTGTTGAACCAAGCTTGTCATCCAAGGTGATGAACGAAGAGATTTTCGGCCCACTATTACCGTTGATTACGTATCGCAATATAGAAGAGGCGTTCCAAATCATCAATAGCAAACCAAGGCCTTTGGCGCTGTATCTGATGAGCTTTGATTTGAGTTTACAGTCTCAGGTTAAGCACCAAGTTCATTCCGGTGGAATGTGTATCAATGACTGTGTTTTCCACTTGGCGGTAGACGACGCGCCGTTTGGTGGCATTGGTGAATCAGGGCAGGGCAATTATCACGGTAAAGAAGGGTTTATCACTTTCTCCCATGCCAAAACAGTCTTGGAAACGGGCTTAGATCATCGAGTTAAGCATCTGTTTGCAAAAGAAGAAAACGAATTAAAAACAGCAGTGATGAGCATGCTTGGTCAGTAA
- a CDS encoding iron-containing alcohol dehydrogenase, with the protein MTTNNFNFQLKTIVHAQENGIENIPSLFARLGAKRVVLFSDKGLESLGFVEQFSALFANQTVNQEANQQTTQLAGVYTDIAPDATCDNINAAIEFANSLNADAILSVGGGSVIDASKGVKYALHKQIDDIRTVIAGGGFMDVWPNNEDIRVPHIAVPTTAGTGAEASPIAVFYNEHENIKASLVASGLEADIAILDPTVTTKLPAHLTRSTAMDALTHAVEAIVSPMSNAFTDAYGIQAAKLIVENLPVALEEPENLTARGNLLQASTMAISAFYSSLGGIPIHNCAHAFGAISHIPHGDANTVLMPVVIEALPEFYMPNAIKLAQAFSLESTGTDEMIYQRVLDFLHNFQTQVGAMKRFSSWEFDDQEKRNIAQAIEKDICFQFYPISKQTIEQIIEKSI; encoded by the coding sequence ATGACTACCAATAACTTTAACTTTCAACTGAAAACCATTGTTCATGCGCAAGAGAACGGCATCGAAAATATCCCTTCTTTATTTGCTCGCTTAGGTGCAAAAAGAGTCGTGCTTTTTTCTGACAAAGGTTTGGAGTCTTTGGGCTTTGTTGAGCAATTTTCAGCGTTGTTTGCAAACCAGACGGTGAATCAAGAAGCAAATCAACAAACGACTCAGCTCGCTGGTGTGTATACAGATATTGCGCCAGACGCGACTTGCGACAATATCAACGCTGCGATTGAGTTTGCTAATAGCTTAAATGCCGACGCTATTTTGTCTGTCGGTGGGGGCAGCGTGATTGATGCTTCTAAGGGCGTGAAATACGCACTCCATAAGCAGATTGATGATATCCGTACCGTGATTGCAGGCGGTGGCTTTATGGATGTTTGGCCAAACAATGAAGACATTCGAGTTCCTCACATTGCCGTACCGACAACCGCGGGAACTGGCGCGGAAGCCTCTCCGATTGCTGTTTTTTACAACGAGCATGAAAACATTAAGGCAAGTTTAGTCGCGTCCGGTTTAGAAGCTGACATCGCAATACTTGATCCTACAGTTACGACCAAATTACCTGCTCACCTTACTCGCTCAACAGCAATGGATGCATTAACGCACGCCGTTGAGGCCATTGTTTCTCCTATGAGCAATGCCTTTACCGATGCTTACGGTATCCAAGCTGCAAAACTGATTGTTGAAAACTTACCCGTGGCACTTGAGGAGCCTGAAAACCTAACGGCACGAGGCAATCTACTTCAGGCAAGCACCATGGCGATTTCTGCATTTTATTCATCGTTAGGTGGCATCCCAATTCATAACTGCGCCCATGCCTTTGGTGCGATTAGCCATATTCCACATGGCGACGCTAACACGGTACTGATGCCAGTTGTGATTGAGGCTCTGCCCGAGTTCTATATGCCGAACGCAATTAAATTGGCTCAAGCATTCTCGCTAGAGAGCACTGGAACGGACGAGATGATTTACCAACGAGTGTTGGATTTCTTACACAACTTCCAAACCCAAGTTGGTGCGATGAAGCGTTTCAGTAGCTGGGAATTTGATGACCAAGAGAAGCGCAATATTGCTCAAGCGATTGAGAAAGATATCTGCTTCCAGTTCTACCCAATCTCAAAACAAACGATTGAACAGATTATAGAAAAATCAATTTAG
- a CDS encoding tetratricopeptide repeat protein, protein MFNKRLTTVILTGVLAVLLFAKASVGSESSAALSEQHRDVVQVLDEAYGGQSEAQLALAYRYLSGDGVEQNDEKAARWFETAASAGSPEAQTQLGLMYFSGSGVQVSQAEAVTWIGLAAAQDYDPALDLLHWMSQAAH, encoded by the coding sequence ATGTTCAATAAACGTTTAACTACCGTGATTCTGACTGGTGTTTTGGCTGTTCTGCTTTTTGCCAAGGCAAGCGTTGGAAGTGAAAGCTCCGCGGCTTTGTCTGAACAGCACCGAGATGTTGTTCAGGTGTTGGATGAAGCCTATGGAGGACAGTCTGAAGCACAACTTGCTCTCGCTTATCGGTATTTGAGCGGTGATGGTGTTGAGCAAAATGACGAGAAAGCGGCGCGGTGGTTTGAAACCGCAGCCAGTGCCGGTAGCCCTGAAGCTCAAACACAGCTTGGCCTAATGTACTTCTCTGGAAGTGGTGTTCAGGTTAGCCAGGCGGAAGCTGTCACCTGGATCGGGTTGGCAGCAGCTCAAGATTATGACCCTGCGCTCGACTTATTACATTGGATGTCCCAAGCCGCGCACTAA
- a CDS encoding arylsulfatase gives MQTFKKSLLFTAMAAASSAAFAAESDKPNIVVIVGDDVGFADTQPYGSEVETPNLMALAEEGVKFTNFHASPTSSVTRSMMLTGANSHEVGLGTFDYAVYPGAIGKPGYEGYLTKKGVTVATLLKENGYNTYLSGKWHLGHDDGFLPDDRGFSESYGILAGGSNHFNRDMMFPAKNAATADALQKGDIPGVEVEPTYRNGEVVEDKYKGEYSDQVYTNELIKMIDGKKDDGKPFFAYLPFTAIHLPLQAPESAYQDKVDYYVEHGWDSVREDRFQRMKEMGVIPKDADISGRNSLSRPWDSLSEKKQKWYGKKMAVAMGMMEMQDQQVGQIVDYLKDIGEYDNTYIMYLADNGPEAADITGENISDLIRTWTAHHFDNSTENLGKANSSVSLGPEWASASTGGLSWYKAYTAEGGIRVPFIVKPAKVVLEGEQALEPGTQTDDLSQVKDIAATILEIADVEHPGTEYQGREVAPMSGVSLLPYFKGETTEVHSADNAIPFELFGSGILLKGDYKIIRISTGMGGDSEWHLYNTKQDPAEQHDLRNQMPDLFLEMVAEYQEYEKAQNIVPVDEAWNPFENVK, from the coding sequence ATGCAGACATTCAAGAAATCCCTACTATTCACCGCGATGGCCGCCGCAAGTAGTGCCGCCTTCGCCGCCGAATCAGACAAGCCGAACATCGTTGTTATTGTCGGTGATGATGTTGGCTTTGCTGATACCCAGCCTTATGGTTCAGAAGTCGAAACACCGAACTTGATGGCGTTGGCTGAAGAGGGGGTTAAATTCACTAACTTTCACGCTTCACCGACCTCATCAGTCACTCGCTCAATGATGCTAACTGGCGCGAACAGCCACGAGGTTGGGCTAGGTACCTTTGATTATGCTGTCTATCCAGGTGCGATTGGTAAGCCGGGTTATGAAGGTTACCTGACCAAGAAGGGCGTAACAGTGGCTACGCTGCTCAAGGAAAATGGCTACAACACGTATTTATCGGGCAAATGGCATTTAGGTCATGATGATGGGTTTTTACCAGACGACAGAGGTTTTTCGGAGAGTTACGGCATTTTAGCGGGCGGTTCTAATCACTTTAACCGCGACATGATGTTCCCAGCCAAAAATGCAGCGACAGCAGATGCGCTGCAAAAAGGTGACATTCCCGGTGTTGAAGTTGAGCCTACCTACAGAAACGGTGAAGTGGTTGAGGACAAATACAAAGGCGAGTACTCCGACCAAGTCTACACCAACGAACTCATCAAGATGATCGATGGCAAGAAAGACGACGGTAAGCCTTTCTTTGCTTATCTTCCTTTCACTGCGATACACCTTCCGCTGCAAGCACCAGAATCAGCGTATCAAGATAAAGTCGATTACTACGTCGAGCATGGTTGGGACTCGGTTCGAGAAGACCGTTTTCAACGCATGAAAGAGATGGGCGTGATTCCTAAAGATGCGGATATCTCAGGTCGTAATTCATTGAGTCGCCCTTGGGATTCACTCTCTGAGAAAAAACAAAAATGGTATGGCAAGAAGATGGCTGTCGCGATGGGCATGATGGAGATGCAAGACCAGCAAGTTGGCCAGATTGTCGACTACCTAAAAGACATTGGGGAATACGACAATACTTACATCATGTATCTGGCAGATAACGGCCCAGAAGCTGCAGATATTACCGGTGAAAACATCAGTGATCTGATTCGAACATGGACGGCGCATCACTTTGATAACTCAACTGAAAACTTAGGCAAAGCAAACTCTAGTGTGTCACTTGGTCCTGAGTGGGCGAGTGCGTCTACCGGTGGCTTGTCTTGGTACAAAGCCTATACCGCGGAAGGTGGTATCCGAGTTCCGTTCATTGTTAAACCTGCGAAAGTCGTCTTAGAGGGGGAGCAAGCGTTAGAGCCTGGTACTCAAACTGATGATTTGTCACAAGTAAAAGACATCGCTGCCACCATTCTTGAAATTGCCGATGTAGAACATCCAGGAACAGAGTATCAAGGTCGTGAAGTGGCCCCGATGAGTGGTGTGAGCTTGTTGCCTTACTTTAAGGGAGAAACTACAGAGGTGCACAGTGCCGATAATGCGATTCCATTTGAGTTGTTCGGTAGTGGCATTTTGCTCAAAGGGGATTACAAGATCATCCGAATCTCTACAGGCATGGGCGGTGACAGTGAATGGCATCTGTACAACACCAAACAGGATCCGGCTGAGCAGCATGACTTAAGAAATCAAATGCCAGACTTGTTCCTAGAGATGGTTGCTGAGTATCAAGAGTACGAAAAAGCGCAAAACATTGTGCCAGTTGATGAAGCGTGGAACCCGTTTGAGAACGTGAAATAG